The following proteins come from a genomic window of Mus musculus strain 129S1/SvImJ chromosome 17 genomic scaffold, GRCm38.p6 alternate locus group 129S1/SvImJ 129S1/SVIMJ_MMCHR17_CTG2:
- the H2-M10.5 gene encoding histocompatibility 2, M region locus 10.5 precursor (The RefSeq protein has 6 substitutions compared to this genomic sequence), translating into MRNPGCCTLLLLLVAMDLIQYCAGSHWLQTFNAVILEPGMVNSRFVHIGYVDSIEYQRYDSKEPIAVLLPRVAWMEQVPMTYWTSETASVAELSQLDRRILHFMVNKNEQRMDDYHTLQEVYGCNVANDGSFLGGHFRLTYYGYDDLYLNENLSSWIAHGNAAEYVKSRWDGEGDAERWKTYLQGVCVERLLRYMVLGKEALLRSDAPRTHVTHHVRPEGNVTLRCWALGFYPADITMTWKRDGNNHTQDMELPDTRPAGDGTFQKWAAVVVPSGEELRYTCHVHHKGLPEPLKLKWEPPHTIPIIAILIGLVLGTLVVGTVVIFLVWKK; encoded by the exons ATGAGGAACCCTGGATGCTgcacactcctcctcctcttggtgGCCATGGACCTGAACCAGTATTGTGCAG GCTCACACTGGCTGCAGACTTTCAACGCTGTGATTTTGGAGCCTGGCATGGTTAATTCCCGGTTCATCCACATTGGCTATGTAGACTCTATAGAGTATCAGAGATATGACAGCAAAGAACCAATTGCAGTTTTGCTACCTCGGGTTGCATGGATGGAGCAGGTGCCAATGACATATTGGGCCAGTGAGACAGCAAGCATTGCGGAATTGTCACAGGTAGACAGGCGAATTCTTCACTTCATGGTgaacaaaaatgaacaaagaatggACG attaTCACACCCTGCAGGAAGTGTATGGCTGCAATGTGGCTAATGATGGGAGCTTCCTCGGCGGTCACTTCCGGCTCACCTACTATGGCTATGATGACTTATACCTGAATGAGAACCTGAGCTCCTGGATTGCACATGGAAACGCAGCTGAATATGTGAAGAGCAGGTGGGACGGTGGAGGTGATGCAGAAAGGTGGAAGACTTACCTGCAAGGAGTGTGCGTGGAAAGGCTTCTTAGATACATGGTCCTTGGAAAGGAAGCATTGCTGCGCTCCG ATGCCCCCCGAACACATGTGACCCACCATGTAAGACCTGAAGGGAATGTCACCCTGAGGTGCTGGGCCCTGGGCTTCTACCCAGCTGACATAACCATGACCTGGAAGAGGGATGGGAACAACCACACCCAGGACATGGAGCTGCCAGACACCAGGCCTGCAGGGGATGGAACCTTCCAGAAGTGGGCAGCTGTGGTGGTTCCTTCTGGAGAAGAGCTGAGATACACATGTCATGTGCACCATAAAGGGTTACCTGAGCCTCTCAAGCTGAAATGGG AGCCTCCACACACCATCCCCATCATAGCAATTCTCATCGGCCTGGTTCTTGGAACTTTGGTGGTGGGAACTGTGGTCATTTTTCTGGTGTGGAAGAAATAA